A genomic segment from Pseudoxanthomonas sp. CF385 encodes:
- a CDS encoding NAD-dependent deacylase, which translates to MDAVPAAIAEALRRATDTGGHICVLTGAGMSAESGIPTFRGTHDSLWSRFDPMRLATAEAWREDPALVWGWYRWRMQLVRDAQPNAGHRALATLAQRVPLSLVTQNVDDLHERAGSLVDAHVHGSLFALRCFACGRAHAGSLDDYVGGMQRVEPMRCAACGDRIRPGVVWFGEALPDDAWSAATDAAMRCTLMLVVGTSGLVYPAAGLPALARRHGATVVEINPEPTALSAEVDHVWRATAAHGLPRFLG; encoded by the coding sequence ATGGACGCCGTGCCTGCCGCGATCGCCGAGGCCCTGCGCCGGGCGACCGACACCGGCGGCCACATCTGCGTGCTGACCGGCGCCGGAATGTCCGCCGAGAGCGGCATCCCGACCTTCCGCGGCACGCACGACAGCCTGTGGTCGCGCTTCGACCCGATGCGGCTGGCGACGGCCGAGGCCTGGCGCGAGGATCCTGCGCTGGTCTGGGGCTGGTACCGCTGGCGCATGCAATTAGTGCGCGATGCGCAGCCGAACGCCGGTCACCGCGCGTTGGCGACGCTGGCGCAGCGCGTGCCGCTGTCGCTGGTCACCCAGAACGTGGACGACCTGCACGAGCGCGCCGGCAGCCTCGTCGATGCGCATGTGCATGGCAGCCTGTTCGCGTTGCGCTGTTTCGCGTGCGGCCGCGCGCACGCAGGTTCGCTCGACGACTATGTGGGTGGCATGCAGCGGGTCGAGCCGATGCGCTGCGCCGCATGCGGGGATCGCATCCGTCCGGGCGTGGTGTGGTTCGGCGAAGCCTTGCCGGACGATGCGTGGAGCGCGGCCACCGATGCGGCGATGCGCTGCACGCTGATGCTGGTCGTGGGTACGTCGGGGCTTGTTTACCCCGCCGCCGGACTGCCCGCATTGGCCCGCCGCCACGGCGCCACGGTGGTGGAAATCAACCCGGAGCCTACCGCGCTGTCCGCGGAGGTCGACCATGTATGGCGCGCGACGGCGGCGCATGGGTTGCCGCGGTTCCTGGGCTGA
- a CDS encoding alpha/beta hydrolase, protein MTPHPWLRTGLLACALLAALPLAAQTFRERLQEMRDASRQPAARAPALPAGARAMRDVAYGDDPRQRFDVYLPAQPKHAPIILFVHGGGWANGNKDNPGVVENKAAYWLPKGYILVSTNYRLRPDTAPLDQARDVARALAAVQKRAPEWNGDASRVVLMGHSAGAHLIALVGASSTLWRDAGATQPRGVVSLDSGGLDVPQTMQRPPLPGIYQRAFGSDRSDWIAASPYHQLTRDAVPMLFVCSSRRKDACPQGRAMADKAKTLGVPMEVLPEDLSHGDVNRDLGLPSGYTNTVDAFVRKQLQ, encoded by the coding sequence ATGACGCCCCATCCCTGGCTCCGCACCGGCCTGTTGGCCTGCGCCCTGCTCGCTGCGCTGCCGTTGGCGGCGCAGACCTTCCGCGAGCGCCTGCAGGAGATGCGCGATGCGTCGCGCCAGCCCGCCGCCCGTGCGCCAGCCCTGCCGGCCGGTGCGCGTGCGATGCGCGATGTCGCCTACGGCGACGATCCGCGCCAGCGCTTCGACGTCTACCTGCCGGCGCAGCCCAAGCACGCGCCGATCATCCTGTTCGTCCACGGTGGCGGCTGGGCCAACGGCAACAAGGACAACCCGGGCGTGGTCGAGAACAAGGCCGCCTATTGGCTGCCGAAGGGCTACATCCTGGTCTCCACCAACTACCGCCTGCGACCGGACACCGCACCGCTCGACCAGGCGCGCGATGTCGCCCGCGCGCTGGCCGCGGTGCAGAAGCGCGCGCCCGAATGGAACGGCGATGCCTCGCGTGTGGTGCTGATGGGTCACTCGGCCGGCGCGCACCTGATCGCGTTGGTCGGTGCGTCGTCGACGCTGTGGCGCGACGCCGGCGCGACCCAGCCACGCGGCGTGGTGTCGCTGGACAGTGGCGGGCTGGACGTCCCGCAGACGATGCAGCGGCCACCGCTGCCCGGCATCTACCAGCGCGCGTTCGGGAGCGACCGCAGCGACTGGATCGCCGCCTCGCCCTACCACCAGCTCACCCGCGACGCGGTGCCGATGCTGTTCGTCTGCTCCTCGCGCCGCAAGGACGCATGCCCGCAGGGGCGAGCGATGGCGGACAAGGCGAAAACGCTGGGCGTGCCGATGGAGGTGCTGCCGGAGGATCTCTCGCATGGCGACGTGAACCGCGACCTCGGGTTGCCGTCCGGCTACACGAACACCGTGGACGCGTTCGTGCGAAAGCAGTTGCAGTAG
- a CDS encoding alpha/beta fold hydrolase, with amino-acid sequence MTKPAFPAASGPITLDGPEGPLEAHVDWPEEGEPLAPITAVVCHPLPTEGGTMHNKVVVMAARSLRELGAVTVRFNFRGTGASAGLFDQGDGEAEDLRAVVAWVREQRPGTQLWLAGFSFGAYVSLRASDSLQPDALVSIAPPAGRWDFAAITPPTCPWLVIQGEEDEIVEPQAVYDWIDTLKQPPELIRMPETSHFFHRKLMDLRGAIKHAMKAYVPA; translated from the coding sequence ATGACGAAGCCCGCTTTCCCCGCCGCGTCCGGCCCGATCACCCTCGACGGCCCCGAAGGGCCGCTGGAAGCCCACGTCGACTGGCCCGAGGAAGGCGAGCCGCTCGCGCCGATCACCGCGGTGGTCTGCCACCCGCTGCCCACCGAGGGCGGCACCATGCACAACAAGGTCGTGGTGATGGCCGCGCGCAGCCTGCGCGAACTCGGTGCGGTGACGGTGCGCTTCAACTTCCGCGGCACCGGTGCGTCGGCCGGCCTGTTCGATCAGGGCGACGGCGAAGCGGAGGATCTGCGCGCGGTGGTGGCGTGGGTGCGCGAACAGCGACCGGGCACGCAGCTGTGGCTGGCCGGTTTCAGCTTCGGCGCCTACGTGTCGCTGCGTGCAAGCGACAGCCTGCAGCCGGATGCGCTGGTCTCGATCGCACCGCCCGCCGGCCGCTGGGATTTCGCCGCGATCACCCCGCCCACCTGCCCGTGGCTGGTCATCCAGGGCGAGGAAGACGAGATCGTCGAGCCGCAGGCCGTGTACGACTGGATCGACACGCTGAAGCAGCCGCCGGAGCTGATCCGCATGCCGGAAACCAGCCATTTCTTCCACCGCAAGCTGATGGACCTGCGCGGCGCCATCAAGCACGCGATGAAAGCCTACGTGCCGGCGTGA
- the zapE gene encoding cell division protein ZapE: protein MADDHEKTALTPSQVYARGAAQGQWQDDPAQHPALAELDRIHTALLADDGTPGLFGRLFGKAPETVKGLYYWGEVGRGKTFLVDLFYDSLPLPTYSVSQNKAHGEGGGKYRTHFHRFMRGVHERLRLHTGESDPLAKIVREVRGKLRVLVLDEFFVTDIGDAMLLARLLERMFAEGITLVTTSNTAPQNLYKDGLQRAGFLPAIELLQQHCVVLRSDGQEDYRLRALTRSPVYRTPLDGESDAWLASRWRELTGGEAAHAGNIEIDSRKIPVRGRGKSIAWFDFAALCEGPRGTTDYIEIAHEFNTVLLGGIPAFDALNEDAARRFVNLIDELYDRHVNLVCTAAAAPTALYAGTRLQGAFERTASRLIEMQSAEYLATPHKA, encoded by the coding sequence ATGGCGGACGATCACGAGAAGACGGCCCTGACGCCGTCGCAGGTCTACGCGCGCGGCGCCGCGCAGGGCCAGTGGCAGGACGATCCGGCGCAACATCCCGCCTTGGCGGAGCTGGACCGCATCCACACTGCGCTGCTCGCCGATGACGGCACGCCGGGCCTGTTCGGTCGTCTGTTCGGCAAGGCGCCGGAGACGGTGAAGGGCCTGTACTACTGGGGCGAAGTGGGTCGCGGCAAGACGTTCCTGGTCGACCTGTTCTACGACAGCCTGCCGCTGCCGACGTATTCGGTCTCGCAGAACAAGGCGCATGGCGAGGGCGGCGGCAAATACCGCACGCACTTCCACCGCTTCATGCGTGGCGTGCACGAACGCCTGCGCCTGCACACGGGCGAGAGCGACCCGCTGGCGAAGATCGTGCGCGAGGTGCGCGGCAAGCTGCGCGTGCTGGTGCTGGACGAGTTCTTCGTCACCGACATCGGCGATGCGATGCTGCTGGCGCGCCTGCTGGAGCGCATGTTCGCCGAGGGCATCACCCTGGTGACGACCTCCAACACCGCGCCGCAGAACCTCTACAAGGATGGCCTGCAGCGCGCGGGCTTCCTGCCGGCGATCGAGCTGCTGCAACAGCACTGCGTCGTGCTGCGCTCGGACGGGCAGGAGGATTACCGCCTGCGCGCGCTGACACGTTCGCCGGTCTACCGCACGCCATTGGACGGCGAATCCGACGCCTGGCTGGCCTCGCGCTGGCGCGAGCTGACCGGCGGTGAAGCGGCACATGCCGGCAACATCGAGATCGACAGCCGCAAGATCCCGGTGCGCGGACGCGGCAAGAGCATCGCCTGGTTCGATTTCGCCGCCCTGTGCGAAGGCCCGCGCGGCACGACGGACTACATCGAGATCGCGCACGAGTTCAACACCGTGCTGCTGGGCGGCATCCCGGCGTTCGATGCCTTGAACGAGGACGCCGCGCGCCGGTTCGTCAACCTGATCGACGAGCTGTACGACCGCCACGTCAACCTGGTCTGCACCGCCGCCGCCGCGCCGACGGCGTTGTACGCCGGCACCCGGCTGCAGGGCGCGTTCGAACGCACGGCCTCGCGCCTGATCGAGATGCAGAGCGCCGAGTACCTCGCCACGCCGCACAAGGCCTGA